One Candidatus Mikella endobia genomic window carries:
- the rplO gene encoding 50S ribosomal protein L15: MFLNTFSPAKGSKHACKRLGRGIGSGLGKTSGRGHKGQKSRSGGNIRRGFEGGQMPLYRRLPKFGFNSYKSILTQEIRLSDLQLLNNNLIDFQMLKTAKIINIKTKFAKIILSGKIKRAVTIITSTDIRISKGARYAIEAVGGKIEEKIT, encoded by the coding sequence ATGTTTTTAAATACTTTTTCTCCAGCTAAGGGTTCTAAACATGCATGTAAACGTTTAGGACGAGGTATTGGTTCTGGTTTAGGAAAAACTAGCGGTAGAGGTCATAAAGGTCAAAAATCTCGTTCTGGAGGTAATATACGTCGCGGATTTGAAGGAGGTCAAATGCCTTTATACCGTAGATTACCAAAATTTGGATTTAATTCATATAAATCAATATTAACACAAGAAATACGTTTGTCTGATTTACAATTATTAAATAATAATTTAATTGATTTTCAAATGTTAAAAACAGCAAAAATTATTAACATAAAAACTAAATTTGCCAAAATTATACTATCAGGTAAAATTAAACGTGCAGTTACAATAATAACTTCTACTGATATTCGTATCAGTAAAGGTGCACGTTATGCAATAGAAGCTGTAGGTGGGAAAATTGAGGAAAAAATAACATAA
- the rpmJ gene encoding 50S ribosomal protein L36 — translation MKVRASIKKLCHKCKIIKRNGIICVICNADPKHKQRQR, via the coding sequence ATGAAAGTTCGTGCTTCAATCAAAAAATTATGTCATAAATGTAAAATAATTAAGCGTAATGGTATTATTTGCGTTATTTGTAATGCTGATCCTAAACATAAACAACGTCAAAGATAA
- the rpsE gene encoding 30S ribosomal protein S5, which translates to MIHIEKQVSILQEKLITVNRVSKTVKGGRIFSFTAMMVVGNGNGKVGFGYGKAKEVPSAIQKAIEKARKNMIHIVIKSGTLQHPIKGIYTGSLVFMKPAFQGTGIIAGGAMRAVLEVAGIHNVLAKAYGSTNPINVIRATIEALSKMNSPEIIAAKRGKSIKEILK; encoded by the coding sequence ATGATACATATTGAAAAACAAGTTAGTATATTACAAGAAAAATTAATTACAGTAAATAGAGTATCTAAAACAGTAAAAGGGGGTCGTATTTTTAGTTTTACAGCAATGATGGTTGTTGGTAATGGTAATGGTAAAGTTGGATTTGGTTATGGTAAAGCAAAAGAAGTTCCTTCTGCAATACAAAAAGCAATAGAAAAAGCACGTAAAAATATGATACATATCGTAATAAAAAGCGGTACTTTACAACATCCAATTAAAGGAATATATACTGGATCTTTAGTTTTTATGAAACCAGCATTTCAAGGAACTGGTATTATAGCTGGAGGTGCTATGCGTGCTGTTTTAGAAGTTGCAGGAATTCATAATGTATTAGCTAAAGCATATGGATCAACTAATCCAATAAATGTTATTCGTGCCACTATTGAAGCTCTGAGTAAGATGAATTCTCCTGAAATAATTGCTGCTAAACGTGGTAAATCTATTAAAGAAATTTTGAAGTAA
- the rplF gene encoding 50S ribosomal protein L6, which translates to MSRVAKTPIKIPAGVEITFQGKNILIKGNKGELIGTINEYINVQYDNNQLFFAPNRKTDTNSWAIAGTTRALINGMVIGVTHGFIKKLQLVGVGYRVTIKDNIVNLSLGFSHLINYNLPVGITAECPIQTEIIIKGANKQLVGQVAADLRNFRRPEPYKGKGIRYADEIVRIKETKKK; encoded by the coding sequence ATGTCTCGTGTTGCTAAAACACCTATAAAAATTCCTGCAGGAGTAGAGATAACCTTTCAAGGAAAAAATATTTTAATTAAAGGTAATAAAGGTGAGTTAATTGGCACTATTAATGAATATATTAACGTTCAGTATGATAATAATCAATTATTTTTTGCTCCGAATAGAAAAACAGATACTAATAGCTGGGCAATAGCAGGCACTACACGAGCGTTAATAAACGGAATGGTAATTGGTGTAACACATGGATTTATTAAAAAATTACAATTAGTAGGTGTAGGTTATCGTGTAACAATTAAAGATAATATAGTTAATTTATCTTTAGGATTTTCTCATCTTATAAATTATAATTTACCTGTAGGTATTACAGCAGAATGTCCTATTCAAACTGAAATTATTATTAAAGGAGCTAATAAACAACTTGTTGGTCAAGTTGCTGCAGATTTACGTAATTTTCGTCGTCCTGAACCTTATAAAGGTAAAGGTATTCGTTATGCTGATGAAATTGTACGTATTAAAGAGACCAAAAAAAAGTAA
- the rpmD gene encoding 50S ribosomal protein L30 translates to MKQKIKIIQIRSSIGCLPKHKATLIGLGLRYIGHTIICEDTPAIRGMINLISYMVKIKE, encoded by the coding sequence ATGAAACAAAAAATTAAAATAATTCAAATTCGTAGTTCTATTGGTTGTTTACCCAAACATAAAGCAACTTTAATTGGTTTAGGTTTGCGTTATATTGGTCATACTATAATATGTGAGGATACTCCTGCTATCCGAGGGATGATTAATTTAATTTCTTATATGGTTAAAATTAAGGAATAG
- the rpsM gene encoding 30S ribosomal protein S13 produces the protein MTRIAGINIPDNKHTVIALTSIYGIGKSCSQHICAATGIAENIKINNLSEYQLEKLRDAVSKFVVEGDLRREVTLNIKRLIDLNTYRGLRHRRKLPVHGQRTKTNARTCKGTRKVNK, from the coding sequence TTGACACGTATAGCAGGTATTAATATTCCTGATAACAAACATACAGTTATTGCACTAACTTCAATTTACGGTATTGGAAAATCCTGTTCACAACATATTTGTGCTGCTACAGGTATTGCTGAAAATATCAAGATTAATAATTTATCTGAATATCAATTAGAAAAGTTACGTGACGCAGTTTCTAAATTTGTTGTAGAAGGAGATCTACGTCGTGAAGTTACTCTTAATATTAAGAGACTTATAGATCTTAATACTTATCGAGGGTTACGTCACCGTAGGAAACTTCCAGTTCATGGTCAACGTACTAAAACTAATGCTCGTACTTGTAAAGGTACTCGTAAAGTAAATAAATGA
- the rpsK gene encoding 30S ribosomal protein S11, whose protein sequence is MNKTPTRKRIKKQVLDGVAHIYASFNNTIITITDRQGNTLGWATSGGSGFRGSRKSTPFASQVAAERCTEAIKEYGIKNLEVMVKGPGPGRESTIRALNAAGFNITNITDVTPIPHNGCRPPKKRRV, encoded by the coding sequence ATGAATAAAACACCTACACGTAAGCGTATTAAAAAACAAGTTTTAGATGGTGTAGCACATATCTATGCGTCTTTTAATAATACTATAATAACTATTACTGATCGTCAGGGGAATACATTAGGTTGGGCAACATCAGGTGGTTCTGGTTTTAGAGGTTCTAGAAAATCTACTCCTTTCGCTTCACAAGTTGCAGCAGAACGTTGTACTGAAGCTATAAAAGAATATGGTATTAAGAATCTTGAAGTTATGGTTAAAGGTCCAGGTCCAGGTCGTGAATCTACTATTCGTGCTTTAAATGCAGCTGGTTTTAACATCACTAATATTACTGATGTTACTCCAATTCCTCATAACGGTTGTCGTCCTCCTAAAAAGCGCCGTGTATAG
- the rplN gene encoding 50S ribosomal protein L14 — protein sequence MIQEQTILSVADNSGARRVMCIKVLGGSHRRYANIGNIIKIAIKEAIPRGKVKKGDVLKAVIVRTKKGIRRSDNSVIRFDSNACVLLNNNNDQPIGTRIFGPITRELRIEKFMKIISLAPEVL from the coding sequence ATGATTCAAGAACAAACTATACTTTCAGTAGCTGATAACTCTGGAGCACGTCGTGTAATGTGTATTAAAGTATTAGGTGGTTCACATCGTAGATATGCAAATATTGGAAATATAATTAAAATTGCTATTAAAGAAGCAATTCCTCGTGGAAAAGTTAAAAAAGGTGATGTTCTAAAAGCAGTTATAGTACGTACTAAAAAAGGGATTCGTCGTTCTGATAATTCTGTAATTCGATTTGATAGTAATGCTTGTGTTTTACTAAATAATAATAATGATCAACCTATTGGTACACGTATTTTTGGACCTATAACTCGTGAATTACGTATTGAAAAATTTATGAAAATTATTTCTTTAGCACCGGAAGTACTATAA
- the rpsH gene encoding 30S ribosomal protein S8, translating to MSMQDPIADMLTSIRNGQNANKDIVYIPNSKVKVAIVTLLKEEGFIQNYKILGNTNSIIKIILKYFNGKPVLENIQRISRPGCRVYKKKHALPKVMSGMGIAIISTSLGMITDSTARKLGIGGEIICYIA from the coding sequence ATGAGCATGCAAGATCCAATTGCTGATATGCTAACTAGCATTCGAAATGGTCAAAATGCTAATAAAGATATAGTTTATATACCTAATTCGAAAGTTAAAGTAGCAATTGTTACTTTACTAAAAGAAGAAGGTTTTATTCAAAATTATAAAATATTAGGTAATACTAATAGTATAATTAAAATTATACTAAAATATTTTAATGGAAAACCAGTATTAGAAAATATACAACGTATTAGTCGTCCAGGTTGTCGTGTTTATAAGAAAAAACATGCCTTACCCAAAGTAATGTCAGGTATGGGTATAGCAATTATTTCTACTTCTTTAGGTATGATAACTGATAGTACTGCGCGTAAATTAGGTATTGGTGGTGAAATTATTTGTTATATAGCATAA
- the rplX gene encoding 50S ribosomal protein L24, with product MAAKICVNDEVIVLAGKDKNKIGKVKTIFSNGKSIITGINLIKKHQKPMPTLNKLGGILQKEAKIDISNIAIFNVITNKADRIGFKIENNKKKVRFLKSNGKIIN from the coding sequence ATGGCAGCTAAAATATGTGTTAATGATGAAGTAATTGTTCTAGCAGGAAAAGATAAAAATAAAATAGGTAAAGTAAAAACTATTTTTTCTAATGGAAAAAGTATTATTACTGGTATAAATTTAATTAAAAAACATCAAAAACCCATGCCTACATTAAATAAATTAGGTGGTATTCTTCAAAAAGAAGCAAAAATAGATATTTCTAATATTGCAATTTTTAATGTAATTACAAATAAAGCAGATCGGATAGGATTTAAAATTGAAAATAATAAGAAAAAAGTAAGATTTTTAAAATCTAATGGTAAAATTATTAATTAA
- the rpsD gene encoding 30S ribosomal protein S4, whose translation MARYLGPKLKLSRRENTDLFLKSGVQAIDSKCKIEQLPGQHGTRKLRLSEYGIQLREKQKVRRIYGVLERQFHNYYKKAVRKKGNTGENLLFLLESRLDNVVYRIGFGATRAESRQLVSHKAILVNGKIINIASYQVTKNDIISVHEKAKKQSRIHASLELSNQREKPTWIEINPVKMEGIFKKNPERTDLSADINEHLIVEFYSK comes from the coding sequence ATGGCAAGATATTTGGGTCCTAAACTTAAGCTTAGCCGTCGTGAGAACACAGACTTATTCTTAAAATCTGGTGTTCAAGCAATTGATTCCAAGTGCAAAATTGAACAACTACCAGGTCAGCACGGCACGCGTAAACTACGTTTATCTGAATATGGTATACAGTTACGTGAAAAACAAAAAGTACGTCGTATTTACGGTGTACTAGAACGTCAATTTCATAATTACTATAAAAAAGCAGTACGTAAAAAAGGTAATACTGGTGAAAATCTGCTTTTTTTGCTAGAAAGTCGTCTTGATAATGTTGTTTATCGTATTGGATTTGGTGCTACTCGTGCTGAATCACGTCAATTAGTTAGTCATAAAGCAATTCTAGTAAACGGTAAAATTATAAATATTGCTTCTTACCAAGTTACTAAAAATGATATTATCAGTGTTCATGAAAAAGCTAAAAAACAATCCCGTATTCATGCTTCATTAGAACTATCTAATCAACGCGAAAAACCTACCTGGATTGAAATTAATCCTGTTAAGATGGAAGGTATATTTAAAAAAAATCCAGAACGTACTGATTTATCTGCTGATATTAATGAACACCTTATAGTAGAGTTTTATTCTAAATAG
- the rplR gene encoding 50S ribosomal protein L18, which translates to MNKKLARIRRSITTRCKIKKLKTIRLVIHRTSRHIYAQIFEPNNSKVLVAASTLEKNIIDRLNFLGIINTSNKSAASEIGKIIAIRALEKGIKNVSFDRSGFKYHGRVQALANAARIAGLQF; encoded by the coding sequence ATGAATAAAAAATTAGCTAGGATTCGACGTTCTATAACAACCAGATGTAAAATAAAAAAATTAAAAACTATTCGTTTAGTTATACACCGTACATCACGTCATATTTATGCACAAATTTTTGAACCTAATAATTCTAAAGTTTTAGTAGCTGCTTCTACTTTAGAAAAAAATATCATAGATAGATTAAATTTTTTAGGTATTATTAATACTAGTAATAAATCTGCAGCTTCAGAAATAGGTAAAATTATCGCTATACGAGCTTTAGAAAAAGGAATCAAGAATGTTTCTTTTGATCGTTCTGGTTTTAAATATCATGGTCGAGTTCAAGCATTAGCAAATGCTGCTCGTATAGCTGGTCTTCAGTTTTAA
- the rplE gene encoding 50S ribosomal protein L5 yields MAKLYDYYKNEVVVQLMKDFKYHSIMQVPQFNKITLNMGVGKSILNKKILDSAKEDLTLISGQKPIITKARKSIAGFKIRQGYPIGCKVTLRGQRMWEFLERLLFIAIPRIRDFRGLSIKSFDGHGNYSIGIHEHIIFPEINYEKADHVCGLDITITTTAKSDNEGCKLLTAFNFPFRKEGK; encoded by the coding sequence ATGGCAAAATTATACGATTACTATAAAAATGAAGTTGTAGTTCAATTAATGAAAGATTTTAAGTATCATTCTATTATGCAAGTTCCTCAATTTAATAAGATTACTTTAAATATGGGTGTAGGAAAATCAATTTTAAATAAAAAAATATTAGATTCTGCTAAAGAAGATTTAACTTTAATTTCAGGTCAAAAACCAATTATAACTAAAGCACGTAAATCTATTGCTGGATTTAAAATCCGTCAAGGATATCCTATTGGATGTAAAGTAACTTTACGTGGACAACGTATGTGGGAATTCTTAGAAAGATTGCTTTTTATTGCTATTCCACGTATCCGTGATTTTCGAGGTTTATCTATTAAGTCATTTGATGGTCATGGAAATTATAGCATAGGAATACATGAACATATTATTTTTCCAGAAATAAATTATGAAAAAGCAGATCATGTTTGTGGATTAGATATTACTATTACTACTACTGCAAAATCAGATAATGAAGGTTGTAAGCTATTAACTGCTTTTAATTTCCCCTTTCGTAAAGAAGGTAAATAA
- a CDS encoding DNA-directed RNA polymerase subunit alpha → MQSSITDLLKPRLVDIEQISSTHAKVTLEPLERGFGHTLGNALRRILLSSIPGYAVTEVKIDGILHEYSSKEGVQEDIIEILLNLKGLAVKVKGKNDVLLTLNKTGIGPVIAADITYNRDIEIIKPKHILCHLTDKNTSINMQIKIEMGRGYIPASTRINSYEHRPIGLLMVDACYSPIERISYNVEAARVKQRTDLDKLIIDIETNGTLDPEEAIRSSATILAEQLEAFVDLRDISHPEIKEEKPEFDPILLRPVDDLELTVRSANCLKAEAIHYIGDLVQRTEVELLKTPNLGKKSLTEIKDVLAIHGLSLGKSINNWPPINIADE, encoded by the coding sequence ATGCAGAGTTCTATAACAGATTTGTTAAAACCTAGATTAGTAGATATCGAACAAATAAGTTCAACACACGCTAAAGTAACACTTGAGCCATTAGAACGTGGTTTTGGTCATACTTTAGGAAATGCATTACGTCGTATTTTACTTTCATCAATCCCTGGTTATGCAGTTACTGAAGTTAAAATTGATGGTATATTACACGAATATAGTAGTAAAGAAGGTGTCCAAGAAGATATAATAGAAATTTTGCTTAATTTAAAAGGTTTAGCAGTAAAAGTTAAAGGTAAAAATGATGTTTTATTAACTCTAAATAAAACAGGTATTGGTCCAGTAATAGCAGCTGATATTACTTATAATAGAGATATAGAAATTATTAAACCTAAACATATTTTATGTCATTTAACTGATAAAAATACTTCTATAAATATGCAAATAAAGATTGAAATGGGACGAGGTTATATTCCTGCTTCTACTAGAATTAATTCATATGAACACCGTCCTATTGGACTACTGATGGTAGATGCATGTTATAGCCCTATAGAGCGTATTTCTTATAATGTAGAAGCAGCACGTGTAAAACAGCGTACTGATCTAGATAAATTAATTATTGATATAGAAACTAATGGTACTCTTGATCCAGAAGAAGCAATACGTAGTTCAGCAACGATTTTAGCAGAACAATTAGAAGCTTTTGTTGACTTACGTGATATCAGTCATCCAGAAATTAAAGAAGAAAAACCAGAATTTGATCCTATTTTGTTACGTCCTGTTGATGATTTAGAATTAACAGTACGTTCTGCTAATTGTTTGAAAGCAGAAGCTATTCATTATATAGGTGATCTTGTTCAACGTACTGAAGTAGAATTATTAAAAACACCTAATCTAGGTAAAAAATCTCTTACTGAAATTAAAGACGTGTTGGCTATACATGGATTATCTTTAGGAAAATCTATTAATAACTGGCCTCCAATAAATATTGCTGATGAATAA
- the secY gene encoding preprotein translocase subunit SecY: MVKNKALSFKYLIKVINELKYRILFLINSIIIFRIGSCIPIPGINNIILTTVLKKKHDTIFEMFNIFSRAKFNNASIFTLGIMPYISSSIIIQLLTVIYPYFYFCKKEVKDEPQKIIKYKYYCTLILAIIQAISIITGLLNIPKKQCVVIIPGIYFYLTTIVSLVCGTIFLMWLSEQITERGIGNGISIFLFIGIVADLPNVINNIIKKTIIRNLNLLYLLLIVIKIFFITYFVVFIERGQRRIIINYTNSQQGRYIYLTNNTYLPLKINMVGVIPAIFASSIIIFIKIIISGFKIDIYYKWLQTISLYLQPGQPIYILIYIFAIVFFCCFYTRLILNSRKTADYIKKSGAFIPGIRPGEQTARYLDKVINCLTLINTMYITFICLISEFIRYIMKVSFSLNGTSLLIVVIVIMDFINQVKTLIISTQYKSLFKR, encoded by the coding sequence ATGGTTAAAAATAAAGCATTAAGTTTTAAATATCTTATAAAAGTAATAAATGAATTAAAATATAGAATTTTATTTCTTATAAATTCAATTATAATTTTTCGTATTGGTTCTTGTATTCCTATTCCTGGAATAAATAATATTATACTTACAACAGTTTTAAAAAAAAAACATGATACTATTTTTGAAATGTTTAATATATTTTCTAGAGCTAAATTTAATAATGCTTCTATTTTTACTTTAGGAATTATGCCATATATTTCTTCATCTATTATAATACAATTATTAACTGTAATTTATCCTTATTTTTACTTTTGTAAAAAAGAGGTAAAAGATGAACCCCAAAAAATTATTAAATATAAATATTATTGTACATTAATATTAGCTATAATTCAAGCAATTAGTATTATTACTGGATTATTAAATATTCCTAAAAAACAATGTGTAGTAATAATTCCAGGAATTTATTTTTATTTAACTACAATAGTAAGTTTAGTTTGCGGAACAATATTTCTTATGTGGCTCAGTGAACAAATTACTGAGCGTGGTATTGGTAATGGAATATCTATTTTTCTATTTATAGGTATTGTAGCAGATTTACCTAATGTTATTAATAATATTATTAAAAAAACTATAATAAGAAATTTAAATCTTTTATATTTACTTTTAATTGTAATTAAAATTTTTTTTATTACATATTTTGTTGTATTTATTGAACGTGGTCAACGTCGGATAATTATTAATTATACCAATAGTCAACAAGGACGTTATATTTATTTAACAAATAATACATATTTACCATTAAAAATAAATATGGTTGGAGTGATTCCAGCAATTTTTGCTTCCAGTATAATTATTTTTATAAAAATAATTATATCTGGATTTAAAATCGATATTTATTATAAATGGTTACAAACCATTTCACTTTATTTACAACCTGGTCAACCAATTTATATATTAATATATATATTTGCTATTGTATTTTTTTGTTGTTTTTATACCAGATTAATTTTAAATTCTAGAAAAACAGCAGATTATATTAAGAAAAGTGGAGCATTTATTCCTGGTATTCGTCCTGGAGAACAAACAGCAAGATATCTTGATAAAGTAATAAATTGTTTAACATTAATTAATACAATGTATATAACATTTATATGTTTAATATCTGAATTTATACGTTACATCATGAAAGTTTCATTTTCTTTAAATGGGACATCTTTATTAATTGTAGTTATAGTTATAATGGATTTTATAAATCAAGTAAAAACTTTAATTATATCAACTCAATACAAATCTCTTTTTAAAAGATGA
- the rpsN gene encoding 30S ribosomal protein S14, protein MAKKSIKAREIKRIKLSKKFFKKRTELKTIISSINVTDEDRWNAVIKLQTLPRDSSPSRKRNRCRQTGRPHAYLRKFGLSRIKVREAAMRGEIPGLRKASW, encoded by the coding sequence ATGGCTAAAAAATCTATAAAAGCACGAGAAATAAAAAGAATAAAATTATCTAAAAAATTTTTTAAAAAACGTACTGAACTGAAAACTATTATTTCTAGTATAAATGTTACTGATGAAGATCGTTGGAATGCTGTTATAAAACTGCAAACTTTACCAAGAGATTCTAGTCCATCTAGAAAACGTAATAGATGTCGTCAAACTGGACGTCCACACGCTTATTTACGAAAATTTGGATTAAGTCGTATTAAAGTACGTGAAGCTGCTATGCGTGGGGAAATTCCAGGTTTGAGAAAAGCTAGTTGGTAA
- the rplQ gene encoding 50S ribosomal protein L17: MHHRKIGRQLNKNSSHLKAMFRNMISSLVSYEIIKTTLPKAKELRRFVEPLITLAKNDSIANRRLAFSRTLDNKIVKKLFNELGPRFKHCAGGYTRVLKCGFRIGDKAPMAYIEFINRTKK; this comes from the coding sequence ATGCACCATCGTAAAATTGGTCGTCAATTAAATAAAAATAGCAGTCATCTTAAAGCTATGTTTCGTAATATGATTAGTTCTTTAGTTTCTTATGAAATTATAAAGACAACTTTACCTAAAGCTAAAGAGTTGCGTCGTTTTGTAGAACCGTTAATTACACTAGCTAAAAATGATAGTATTGCAAATAGGCGTCTGGCATTTTCTCGTACTTTAGATAATAAAATTGTAAAAAAATTATTTAATGAACTTGGACCTCGTTTTAAACATTGTGCTGGGGGTTATACTAGAGTTTTAAAATGTGGGTTTCGTATAGGAGATAAAGCTCCTATGGCATATATAGAA